From the genome of Pantoea alfalfae, one region includes:
- the ptrR gene encoding putrescine utilization regulator PtrR: protein MDLVQLRMFCSVAETGSLTRAAEQLHRVPSNLTTRLRQLEEELGVDLFIREKQRIRLSPMGHNFLNYAQRILALSEEAMSMTRTGEPAGNFALGSMESTAATRLPGLLAAYHQRFPKVALSLITGTSGEIIDRVREGTLAAALVDGPVSHDDLNGCIAFREEMVLITGLDHAPITTARDVQDDTLFAFRNSCSYRVKLESWYRDSQTAPDNVMEIQSYHAMLACVAGGAGVAMIPASVLKQMADRSRVQAHTLPAAYRDTATWLMWRRDAFTPNVEALKYLIIEQFDDRPLNDELIYPLQAAQ from the coding sequence ATGGATTTAGTTCAGCTGCGTATGTTCTGTTCCGTTGCCGAAACGGGTTCCCTGACGCGCGCAGCCGAACAGCTGCATCGCGTTCCCTCTAATCTCACCACGCGGCTGCGTCAGCTGGAAGAAGAATTAGGTGTGGATCTCTTTATTCGTGAGAAGCAGCGCATTCGCCTGTCACCGATGGGCCATAATTTCCTGAATTATGCGCAGCGTATTCTGGCATTAAGTGAAGAAGCGATGAGCATGACCCGCACTGGTGAACCGGCAGGCAACTTTGCGCTGGGCTCAATGGAGAGTACCGCAGCGACCCGCCTGCCTGGTCTGCTCGCCGCCTATCACCAGCGCTTCCCTAAAGTGGCGCTGTCGCTGATTACCGGCACCTCGGGCGAAATCATCGATCGGGTTCGCGAAGGCACTCTGGCCGCCGCGCTGGTGGATGGCCCGGTTTCCCATGACGATCTGAATGGCTGCATCGCCTTTCGTGAGGAGATGGTGCTGATCACCGGGCTGGATCACGCGCCTATCACCACAGCGCGCGATGTGCAGGACGACACCCTGTTTGCCTTCCGCAATAGCTGCTCTTACCGGGTGAAGCTGGAGAGCTGGTATCGCGACAGCCAGACCGCGCCCGACAATGTGATGGAGATTCAGTCCTATCACGCCATGCTGGCCTGCGTGGCGGGCGGTGCGGGTGTCGCGATGATCCCGGCTTCGGTGCTGAAGCAGATGGCGGATCGGTCGCGGGTGCAGGCGCATACCTTACCTGCGGCTTATCGCGATACCGCCACCTGGCTAATGTGGCGACGCGATGCTTTTACTCCGAATGTTGAAGCGCTGAAGTATCTGATTATTGAACAGTTTGACGATCGTCCGCTCAACGATGAGTTGATCTATCCATTACAGGCGGCGCAATAA
- the folE gene encoding GTP cyclohydrolase I FolE, translating to MSTLSQEAALVHEALLARGLETPLRAPTRDIDDETRKSLIAGHMTEIMQLLNLDLEDDSLMETPHRIAKMYVDEVFSGLDYANFPKITVIENKMKVDEMVTVRDITLTSTCEHHFVIIDGKATVAYIPKEKVIGLSKINRIVQFFAQRPQVQERLTQQVLVALQTLLGTNNVAVSIDAVHYCVKARGVKDATSATTTTSLGGLFKSSQNTRQEFLRAVRHS from the coding sequence ATGAGCACCCTAAGTCAGGAAGCTGCCCTGGTTCACGAAGCGCTGCTGGCGCGTGGACTGGAAACGCCGTTACGTGCACCGACGCGCGACATTGATGACGAAACGCGTAAGAGCCTGATTGCCGGGCACATGACCGAGATTATGCAGCTGCTGAATCTGGATCTTGAAGATGACAGCCTGATGGAAACGCCGCATCGCATCGCCAAAATGTATGTGGATGAGGTCTTTTCCGGTCTCGATTATGCCAACTTCCCGAAAATCACCGTCATTGAGAATAAAATGAAGGTCGATGAGATGGTGACCGTGCGTGATATCACCCTGACCAGCACCTGTGAACATCACTTTGTGATCATTGATGGCAAAGCCACGGTTGCCTATATTCCCAAGGAAAAGGTGATTGGCCTGTCGAAAATCAACCGCATCGTGCAGTTCTTCGCCCAGCGCCCGCAGGTGCAGGAGCGCCTGACACAGCAGGTTCTGGTGGCCTTGCAGACGCTGCTGGGCACCAACAACGTTGCTGTCTCGATTGATGCGGTACATTACTGTGTGAAAGCGCGTGGCGTCAAAGATGCGACCAGCGCCACCACCACGACCTCTCTGGGCGGCCTGTTCAAGTCCAGTCAGAATACCCGCCAGGAATTCTTGCGCGCGGTACGCCATAGTTGA
- a CDS encoding S-(hydroxymethyl)glutathione dehydrogenase/class III alcohol dehydrogenase has product MNMIKTRAAVAWAAGEPLKIEEVDLMPPQKGEVLVRIVATGVCHTDAYTLSGTDPEGVFPAILGHEGGGIVEAVGEGVTSVEVGDHVIPLYTPECGKCKFCLSGKTNLCQAIRATQGKGLMPDGTTRFFKDGKPIFHYMGTSTFSEYTVIPEISLAKISKEAPLEEVCLLGCGVTTGMGAVMNTAKVKEGDTVAIFGLGGIGLSAVIGAKMAKAGRIIAIDLNTSKFDLARKLGATDLINPKDYDKPIQDVIVELTDGGVDFSFECIGNVNVMRSALECCHKGWGESVIIGVAGAGEEISTRPFQLVTGRVWRGSAFGGVKGRSQLPGIVQDYLDGKFALNDFITHTMPLEEINDAFDLMHEGKSIRSVVHFNK; this is encoded by the coding sequence ATGAACATGATCAAAACCCGTGCCGCTGTTGCCTGGGCCGCTGGCGAACCGCTGAAAATCGAAGAAGTGGATTTGATGCCACCGCAGAAAGGCGAAGTGCTGGTGCGCATCGTCGCGACTGGCGTCTGTCATACCGACGCCTACACCCTCTCCGGCACCGATCCGGAAGGCGTTTTCCCGGCGATTCTCGGCCATGAAGGCGGCGGAATCGTAGAAGCCGTGGGCGAAGGCGTGACCAGTGTGGAAGTAGGTGACCATGTCATTCCGCTTTACACTCCGGAGTGTGGCAAATGTAAGTTCTGCCTGTCGGGCAAAACTAACCTCTGCCAGGCGATCCGTGCCACTCAGGGCAAAGGCCTGATGCCGGACGGCACCACGCGCTTCTTTAAAGATGGCAAACCGATTTTCCACTATATGGGCACGTCGACCTTCTCTGAATACACCGTGATCCCGGAAATCTCGCTGGCGAAAATCAGTAAAGAAGCGCCGCTGGAAGAAGTTTGTCTGCTGGGTTGTGGCGTGACTACCGGCATGGGCGCGGTAATGAACACCGCTAAAGTAAAAGAAGGCGACACCGTCGCGATTTTCGGTCTCGGCGGCATCGGTCTTTCTGCGGTTATCGGCGCAAAAATGGCGAAGGCTGGCCGCATCATCGCAATCGACCTCAACACCAGCAAATTCGATCTGGCGCGCAAACTGGGTGCCACCGATCTGATTAATCCGAAAGATTACGATAAGCCGATTCAGGATGTGATTGTCGAGCTGACCGACGGCGGCGTGGACTTCTCATTTGAGTGTATCGGTAACGTCAACGTGATGCGTTCCGCGCTGGAGTGCTGCCACAAAGGCTGGGGTGAGTCTGTGATTATCGGCGTCGCCGGTGCCGGTGAAGAGATCTCTACCCGTCCGTTCCAGCTGGTAACTGGTCGCGTCTGGCGCGGTTCCGCCTTTGGTGGCGTGAAAGGCCGCTCACAGCTGCCGGGCATTGTGCAGGATTACCTTGATGGTAAGTTTGCCCTGAACGACTTCATCACCCACACCATGCCGCTGGAAGAGATCAACGACGCCTTTGATTTGATGCACGAAGGAAAATCGATTCGCTCGGTCGTGCACTTTAACAAGTAA
- a CDS encoding YbfB/YjiJ family MFS transporter — protein MALRVALSAFLTLFVAMGIGRFAFTPQVPLMIQAHQLTLTSASLVAALNYLGYLCGSFDAMRAHRRVELRLQAGVWGAVILTLLSALATGPWLHGAIRFLIGWASGWAMVLVAAWSNEQLHRHGRAGLSAAVFAGPGCGIFVSGLLGVALHTLQVSAGLAWAAYGTLALLLIALITRNLPRRGELHRPDQAPEPLVLDRNLKRLVLSYSLAGFGYILPATFLSQMAATRFPDGIFAQFVWPIFGGAAMVGILLGILTRRWGHSHVRLAVVLWAQALGVFAAALLPGFSGLLAGALLVGGGFLSVVQLSLLCARELAPHHLRYMAGLLTTGYAVGQLVGPLLSFLSTALLHRLEPALWVAGISLVWAGLLVWRKIE, from the coding sequence ATGGCGTTACGCGTCGCGCTCAGCGCGTTTTTAACCTTATTTGTGGCGATGGGCATTGGGCGATTCGCCTTTACGCCGCAGGTGCCGCTGATGATTCAGGCGCACCAGCTGACGCTCACCAGTGCCAGCCTGGTCGCTGCGCTCAACTATCTTGGCTATCTGTGTGGCTCATTCGATGCCATGCGCGCGCACCGGCGGGTGGAGCTGCGTTTGCAGGCGGGCGTATGGGGTGCAGTGATCCTGACGCTGCTCTCTGCACTGGCAACCGGACCGTGGCTGCACGGTGCGATCCGCTTTCTGATTGGCTGGGCCAGTGGATGGGCGATGGTGCTGGTGGCGGCCTGGAGCAACGAACAACTGCATCGCCACGGCCGGGCAGGGCTGTCGGCGGCCGTGTTTGCCGGGCCGGGCTGCGGTATTTTTGTCAGCGGTCTGCTGGGGGTGGCGCTGCATACTCTACAGGTCTCTGCCGGTCTGGCCTGGGCCGCTTACGGTACGCTGGCACTGCTGCTGATTGCGCTGATTACCCGTAATCTGCCGCGTCGGGGCGAACTGCATCGCCCGGATCAGGCACCTGAGCCGCTGGTGCTGGATCGCAACCTGAAACGTCTGGTGCTGAGTTACAGTCTGGCGGGCTTTGGTTATATCCTGCCCGCCACCTTTTTATCGCAGATGGCCGCTACGCGTTTTCCTGACGGCATCTTCGCGCAGTTTGTCTGGCCGATATTTGGCGGTGCGGCGATGGTCGGCATCCTGCTGGGCATCCTGACGCGGCGCTGGGGGCATAGTCACGTCCGCCTGGCGGTAGTGCTCTGGGCTCAGGCGCTGGGCGTTTTTGCTGCGGCACTGCTGCCCGGCTTTAGTGGCCTGCTGGCCGGGGCGCTGCTGGTGGGCGGCGGCTTCCTCAGCGTGGTACAGCTGTCGCTGCTTTGCGCCCGTGAACTGGCACCCCATCATCTGCGTTACATGGCCGGCCTCCTGACCACCGGCTATGCGGTCGGACAGCTGGTTGGTCCGCTGCTCTCTTTTCTCTCAACGGCTCTGTTACATCGGCTGGAGCCTGCCCTGTGGGTGGCCGGGATCAGCCTGGTGTGGGCGGGCCTGCTGGTCTGGCGAAAAATTGAATGA
- the fghA gene encoding S-formylglutathione hydrolase, which produces MASTLELLEEHRIFGGWQQRWRHQSAVLNCPMTFSIYLPEPHGDAPPPVVWFLAGLTCNDENFTTKAGAQRVAAELGLVMIMPDTSPRGEGVANDEGYDLGQGAGFYLNATQHPWATHFRMFDYLSSELPALIADNFKVSERQSIMGHSMGGHGALMLALRLGNRFASASAFAPIVNPMQVPWGQKAFKAYLGDDQAAWREYDSCQLMAEVSHRLPVLIDQGDSDQFLADQLQPERLEEIAKAVGFPLTLRIQPGYDHSYFFIASFVEDHLRFHAQHLLT; this is translated from the coding sequence ATGGCATCCACTCTGGAGCTACTGGAAGAACACCGCATTTTTGGCGGCTGGCAGCAGCGCTGGCGTCATCAGTCGGCCGTGCTGAACTGCCCGATGACCTTCAGCATCTACCTGCCTGAACCGCACGGTGATGCGCCGCCGCCAGTGGTCTGGTTTCTGGCCGGGCTGACCTGCAACGATGAGAACTTCACCACCAAAGCGGGCGCGCAGCGCGTGGCGGCGGAACTGGGTCTGGTAATGATTATGCCGGATACCAGCCCGCGCGGTGAAGGCGTTGCCAACGATGAGGGCTACGATCTGGGTCAGGGCGCGGGATTTTATCTCAATGCCACTCAGCACCCCTGGGCCACTCATTTCCGCATGTTCGACTATCTGAGCAGCGAGCTGCCCGCCCTGATTGCGGATAACTTCAAAGTCAGTGAACGTCAGTCGATTATGGGTCACTCCATGGGCGGACACGGCGCGCTGATGCTGGCGCTGCGTCTGGGTAACCGCTTTGCCTCAGCGTCTGCGTTTGCGCCGATTGTAAACCCTATGCAGGTGCCGTGGGGCCAGAAAGCGTTTAAGGCCTATCTGGGCGACGACCAGGCGGCGTGGCGGGAATATGACAGCTGCCAGCTGATGGCAGAGGTGTCGCATCGTCTGCCAGTCCTGATCGATCAGGGCGACAGCGATCAGTTCCTGGCCGATCAGCTGCAACCGGAGCGGTTAGAAGAGATTGCTAAAGCAGTCGGTTTCCCGCTGACGCTGCGTATTCAGCCGGGTTATGACCATAGCTACTTCTTTATAGCCAGCTTTGTGGAAGATCATCTGCGCTTCCATGCACAACATCTGCTAACGTAA
- a CDS encoding ABC transporter ATP-binding protein: MEQGLTLRGFSAGYPKHKVIENLNVAPLPRGEITVLLGPNGCGKSTLLRALAGLNKGQGEMWLNGEDLMTQPFARRAKNVVYLPQSLPAGVHLHVLESIIVAQRASGGLHSASSEAEIMHLLEQLGIAHLAMRYLDQLSGGQKQLVGLAQSLIRRPKLLLLDEPLSALDLNYQFHVMDLVRRETAQRNIVTVVVVHDINIALRHAQHALMLKQGALVAEGQPDKVITPTTLAKVYGVNGRIEHCSRGIPQVMIDGLTGPALV, encoded by the coding sequence ATGGAACAGGGTCTGACGTTACGCGGCTTCAGTGCCGGTTATCCCAAACATAAAGTCATTGAAAATCTCAACGTGGCACCGCTGCCACGCGGTGAGATCACCGTGCTGCTCGGGCCGAATGGCTGTGGTAAATCGACGCTGCTGCGTGCACTGGCCGGGCTGAATAAAGGTCAGGGTGAGATGTGGCTCAACGGTGAAGATCTGATGACTCAGCCGTTTGCCCGCCGCGCGAAGAACGTGGTCTATCTGCCGCAGTCGTTGCCTGCGGGCGTGCATCTGCACGTGCTGGAGTCGATCATTGTGGCGCAGCGTGCCTCTGGTGGACTGCACAGCGCCAGCAGCGAAGCCGAAATCATGCATCTGCTTGAACAACTGGGGATAGCGCATCTCGCGATGCGTTACCTCGATCAGCTCTCCGGCGGTCAGAAGCAGCTGGTCGGGCTGGCGCAGTCCCTGATCCGTCGCCCTAAGCTGCTGCTGCTGGATGAACCGCTGAGCGCGCTCGATCTCAACTATCAGTTCCACGTGATGGATCTGGTACGCCGCGAAACAGCCCAGCGCAACATCGTGACGGTGGTGGTGGTGCATGACATCAATATCGCGCTGCGTCATGCGCAACACGCGCTGATGCTGAAGCAGGGCGCACTGGTAGCGGAAGGGCAACCGGATAAGGTGATTACGCCGACTACGCTGGCAAAAGTGTATGGCGTGAATGGCCGTATCGAACACTGCTCACGCGGCATTCCGCAGGTAATGATCGACGGGCTGACCGGACCGGCACTGGTCTGA